CCTTAATTACCTCTACCATAGGCATTATCGGCGCTGGGTTCATAAAGTGTACACCTATAACACGTTGAGGATGCTCAACCAGTGACGCTATTTTAGTAATCGAAATGGAAGAGGTATTTACCCCAAAAATACAGGTTGAGCTGCATTGTTTATTTAATAGTTGATACAAGGCTTTTTTTTGCTCCCAATTTTCAGGGATATTTTCAATAATATATTCAGATTGCTGCAGTCCATCCAACTTTGTTGTAAAAGAAATTGATGCCAACATTGTTTCAATGACCTGTTTAGAGGGCAAACTCTTGGTTACTACCTGATAGTGTAAATTTTTAGCTATAGTGTCTTTTGCTTTATCTAATTGAGATTGGAGATTATCAATTAAAGTGACATGAAATTTGTATTGCGCGAAAAGTTGTGCAATACCTGAACCCATTGTCCCAGAACCAAGAAGAGTAATTTTTTTTTGTCTCATGGTAGCGTGTCCAATCTGGATGTACTATACAGCCAAACTTTATCACAATTATCAAATTGAATTATAGTTTACTAAAAATAAAGTGAGCGATGTCATCAATACTAGTTAGCTGATTTGGATCAAACTCTCCCACATCAAGATCAATTTTATATTTCTTCTCTATAAAAACTAATAATTGAATGTAAAATAAAGAGTGCATTGCACCTGTATCAAAAATATTATCAGAATAGCCAATATCCCTAACTCTAAATGAATTGAGTAAAAATAGTTTTACTTCATTTTTAATATGCTGAATTTCCATCAGATCCTCCTGCTTATAAGAATCATCTTATTATTCAATACTAAGGCCTACGTATACGGATAAAAAAAGTGATGTATATTGATATTATGCAATTATAGGCAGCGTGTCTCTTTTCTTTTCAGATACTTACAATTGGCCAAAGTCCAGATACTAAGTTGAGGTTACAAAATTTTTTCCGGATCAATCATAGTTCTGCAGGCAAATCTTGACTCATAAATTCTACCCATGTTTTTACCTTCGGTTGCATATAGCGCCCGGGATGGTAATACAAAAATACTGGAATCGGTGGTACACGATAATGCTCCAGAACCTCTATTAATTCACCTTTAGCGAGAGCAGACGCCACTTGATAATGATGCAATGCAACAATGCCTAAACTGTTTATGGCACAATTCAACATTGCCTGAGCATCATTTAAATATAACAGAGGTTTAAAATAAACGACTTCTCCGGATTGAAAAATCCAACAATCATTAGGTGTTCTCATCGTATGGGTAATGTAGTCATGTTTTTGTAAATCAGAAGGTTGTTCAGGCCGACCATGAGCAGCCAAATAATCAGGAGAAGCACAAAATACATAGCGAGTCGATGTAATTTTCTTTTGAATTGAATTAGAGGCTACTTGTGCAGACATCCCAAATACCACATCCAAATCTTCTTCCAGGAGATGGGGTATTTGTTCGTCAATTTTTAAGTCCAGTATGACTTGCGGGTAAGCTACTCTGTATTCTGGTAAACGAGGTATTATAATGTGTTCCGCAAAATAACGTGCACTCTTCACGCGCAGTAAACCAGCCGGCTCCGATTTGGCAGCTGCAACAACACCATAAGCCTTCTCTAAAGCGAGTAAAACCAATAGAGCCTCATTGTAATAGTTTTCTCCTGTTTCGGTAAGGGTTACATGGCGTGTAGTTCGATTTAGGAGCATCACACCAAGATCAGCCTCCAGCAAGCTTATCTGCTTACTTACCGCGGCTCCGGAAATATGCAAAGCTTTTGCAGCTGCTGTAAAACTGGCACATTGAACTACTTTGCAAAAGGTTTGGATGAGTCCTAAGGTATTCACAGTGCGTTCCTAAATTTAATCGCAAATTGCCTCATGATAAGTATATAATAGCTTCTTTTCAACTTAGATTATCCAGGAGCAGAAATGCGTGCGTCTCAATGGTTTTTAGCAACCCTGAAAGAAACTCCTAATGATGCTGAAATTACCTCTCATCAACTAATGTTAAGAGCAGGTATGATTCGTAAGCTAGGCTCGGGGCTTTATACCTGGATGCCACTGGGCCTTAAAGTATTGCGTAAAGTAGAAAATATTGTCCGCGAAGAAATGGATCGGGCAAAAGCCATGGAAATATTGATGCCCGCGGTACAACCTGCAGAACTATGGCAAGAGACAGGACGATGGGATACTTTCGGCGGTCAATTACTGACCATGCGAGATAGCAATGAAAGAGACTATTGCTATGGCCCTACTCATGAAGAGGTCATCACTGATTTAATGCGTCATGAACTGCAATCTTACAAACAATTACCAGTAAATTTTTATCAGATTCAAACAAAATTCCGTGATGAAATCAGGCCACGCTTTGGTGTAATGCGTGCGAGGGAATTCATAATGAAAGATGCTTATTCCTTTCATCTAAGTCCTAAAAGTTTGCAGGAAACCTATCAAGCAATGTACCTGGCCTACAATCGAATATTTGATCGCATGGGTCTTAAGTATCGTGCTGTGGAGGCAGATTCGGGTGCTATTGGCGGCTCTGCTTCTCATGAGTTCCAGGTATTGGCTGAGACAGGTGAAGATCTGATTTTTTATAGTGATGCCAGCGATTATGCGGCAAATATTGAAAAAGCTACCAGTTTAAATCCCCCCAAGGCAAGCGAACCAACTACTGAAGCCCTGCAATTGGTTGATACTCCAGACGTAAAAACCATTACTGATGTTGCCAATTTCCTGAATATAGAGTGCAATCAAACGATCAAAACCTTGATTGTAAAAGGAAAAGAACATCCGATGGTGGCTTTGATTTTAAAAGGGGACGATGGACTCAATGAGGTTAAAGCCATAAAAAATCCTTTAATTGATTCACCCCTGGTCTTTATAGATGAAGAAACCGTTCTCAAAACTTTAAAAGCCCCAGTAGGCTCATTAGGTCCCATTAATTTGGATATCCCTGTCATCGTTGACCACTATGCTTTAGCTATGCCTTCTTTTGTTTGTGGGGCCAATCTTGCTGACAAACATTATATCAATGCAGCATGGGATAGAGATGCCAGTTATAACGAAGTAGATGATTTACGTAATGTTAAAGAAGGTGACCTTAGCCCTGATGGTAAGGGAAGGCTTCACTCTTGCCGTGGTATAGAAGTTGGCCACGTTTTTCAGTTGGGTGATAAATATGCCAAAGCCATGAATGCTTCCGTAATTAATGAGCAAGGTCAATTGCAAACCATGATGATGGGATGCTATGGTTTAGGCATTACACGGGTCGTCGCTGCAGCTATTGAGCAACATCATGATGATCGGGGCATTATCTGGCCTCAAGCTATAGCTCCTTTTCAATTGGTCATTATTCCAATTAATGGGCATAAATCTCAGGCTGTTAAAGATAAGGCCGATGCTCTTTATCGACAATTTAGTGATTTGGGAATAGATGTTTTATTGGATGACCGAAATGAAAGAGCAGGTATACTGTTTGCTGATAATGATTTAATCGGTATTCCTCATCGCTTGGTAGTCAGTGATAGAAACCTGGAACAGGCAATTGTGGAATATAAAGCCAGAACATCTAGCGAGTCCCAACAATTAAGTCTGGATGAAGTGATCAATTTTATTTCAGGATTGGTTCAATAGACGAATGACACTACCTTAAAGTATTGACCTACATACCACGATTTATGCGCGGTATGTAGCGCGATGTTTCTGCTAATTTGATTTTAAGACTTAATAGCAGACATCCCGCAATCACAGCTTTTCACAACAACTAAAAGCTTGACTTGTTGCTTCAAACTCATTCTCTTCTAATACAGAAGCCTCCATGGTTAGCTGTGTACCACTCAGACGAGCAAAAGACTGACTTGCCTTAAAATTTCTCAGCTCAATCTCAAAATCATAGAGCTGATCGAGATTTTCAAATCGCTTTATAAAAACACCATTTTTACTGTGTTCTTCATCTATTTTTTCTGCTAAATATTCGATTTGATCAGCCAAGGGTTTAGTACCATTAACAGCTTCGATTTCAAGAGCAGCCAAATGAGAGGCTAACTCTTGAATTTTTTTATCTATTTGCGGCTGCAGAATAGTACTTAACTGAGTATCAGGTATTCCCTTTAATCCAGCAAATTGATAACGCCAATCCTCACTTGTCTCTTGTGGAAATAACGGTCTGACCAATAATGACACAAATCTGGAGAAAAAGGATGGAGCGGGTTCTGAGTTTATTCCCCTTATTTTATTATATAATTCAATAAAATCTGATTTTAACTGCTGGTCTTTTAAGTGATTTATTTGCTCCAGAGTAAAATCAGTCGAATCAAAATCCTTTAATAAATTTCTATCAAAAAAGAGATTTTGTTCTTTTTCAGAAAAACCGTTTAAATCATCAGGTACTTTACCCGCAACATAATCTTTTAAAAGGAGTACTTCCTGAATTAGAGCATGATAACTTTCAGGAAATAACGATTGATCCACTTGTTTGTATTCTCTGGAGTGAAGCAAAGGT
The sequence above is drawn from the Legionella antarctica genome and encodes:
- a CDS encoding 3-hydroxyacyl-CoA dehydrogenase family protein; translation: MRQKKITLLGSGTMGSGIAQLFAQYKFHVTLIDNLQSQLDKAKDTIAKNLHYQVVTKSLPSKQVIETMLASISFTTKLDGLQQSEYIIENIPENWEQKKALYQLLNKQCSSTCIFGVNTSSISITKIASLVEHPQRVIGVHFMNPAPIMPMVEVIKGYHTDESTIEKTKSLLDQVHKKMIVVKDSVGFVSNRAMMIFINEAIFMIQENIVSIEDLDTLFKQCFGHKMGPLHTADLIGLDTVLYSLETLYSELNDPKYRPCWLLKNMVDAGLLGQKTKKGFYQYE
- a CDS encoding LysR family transcriptional regulator, which gives rise to MNTLGLIQTFCKVVQCASFTAAAKALHISGAAVSKQISLLEADLGVMLLNRTTRHVTLTETGENYYNEALLVLLALEKAYGVVAAAKSEPAGLLRVKSARYFAEHIIIPRLPEYRVAYPQVILDLKIDEQIPHLLEEDLDVVFGMSAQVASNSIQKKITSTRYVFCASPDYLAAHGRPEQPSDLQKHDYITHTMRTPNDCWIFQSGEVVYFKPLLYLNDAQAMLNCAINSLGIVALHHYQVASALAKGELIEVLEHYRVPPIPVFLYYHPGRYMQPKVKTWVEFMSQDLPAEL
- a CDS encoding phosphopantetheine-binding protein is translated as MEIQHIKNEVKLFLLNSFRVRDIGYSDNIFDTGAMHSLFYIQLLVFIEKKYKIDLDVGEFDPNQLTSIDDIAHFIFSKL
- a CDS encoding proline--tRNA ligase translates to MRASQWFLATLKETPNDAEITSHQLMLRAGMIRKLGSGLYTWMPLGLKVLRKVENIVREEMDRAKAMEILMPAVQPAELWQETGRWDTFGGQLLTMRDSNERDYCYGPTHEEVITDLMRHELQSYKQLPVNFYQIQTKFRDEIRPRFGVMRAREFIMKDAYSFHLSPKSLQETYQAMYLAYNRIFDRMGLKYRAVEADSGAIGGSASHEFQVLAETGEDLIFYSDASDYAANIEKATSLNPPKASEPTTEALQLVDTPDVKTITDVANFLNIECNQTIKTLIVKGKEHPMVALILKGDDGLNEVKAIKNPLIDSPLVFIDEETVLKTLKAPVGSLGPINLDIPVIVDHYALAMPSFVCGANLADKHYINAAWDRDASYNEVDDLRNVKEGDLSPDGKGRLHSCRGIEVGHVFQLGDKYAKAMNASVINEQGQLQTMMMGCYGLGITRVVAAAIEQHHDDRGIIWPQAIAPFQLVIIPINGHKSQAVKDKADALYRQFSDLGIDVLLDDRNERAGILFADNDLIGIPHRLVVSDRNLEQAIVEYKARTSSESQQLSLDEVINFISGLVQ